A region of bacterium DNA encodes the following proteins:
- a CDS encoding methyltransferase domain-containing protein has translation MNTPRDFVLLLVLASLTSGCGTLSKIDILRVVTSGRDGWQHPDRVVEAIGLKPGDTVAEIGAGSGYWLVRLSEAVGEHGRVYAVEVENELVEELRSFVAERELSNIVVVLGRYEDPLLPDASIDVAMTSLTYHHIEDRPEYFTALHQDLSPRGRVVHLDGRDDLPIPFRWLASKGHWSNIDAMNNEMRSAGYQRVTSFDFLPMESLQVFSPDAEDLTSAVDPGQD, from the coding sequence ATGAACACGCCCCGGGATTTCGTTCTACTCCTCGTACTGGCCTCGCTCACGAGCGGCTGCGGAACGCTCTCGAAAATCGACATCCTGCGCGTGGTGACGTCGGGACGCGATGGTTGGCAACACCCCGATCGTGTTGTCGAGGCGATCGGCTTGAAACCCGGAGATACGGTCGCGGAAATCGGGGCGGGGAGCGGCTACTGGTTGGTCCGGCTATCAGAAGCCGTCGGAGAGCACGGCCGCGTCTACGCAGTCGAGGTCGAAAACGAACTCGTCGAAGAGTTGCGCTCCTTTGTCGCCGAGCGGGAGCTGTCGAACATCGTAGTCGTCCTGGGTCGCTACGAGGATCCGTTGTTGCCGGATGCATCAATCGACGTGGCGATGACTTCCCTGACCTATCATCACATCGAAGACCGACCCGAATACTTTACGGCCCTGCACCAGGATCTCTCACCTCGAGGGCGGGTCGTGCACCTCGATGGGCGCGATGATCTTCCCATTCCATTTCGCTGGCTCGCCTCGAAAGGCCACTGGTCCAACATCGACGCGATGAACAACGAGATGCGATCCGCGGGTTACCAGCGCGTAACCTCGTTTGATTTCCTGCCCATGGAGAGCTTGCAAGTCTTTTCTCCCGATGCGGAAGACCTGACGTCCGCAGTCGACCCAGGACAAGACTGA
- a CDS encoding 6-phosphofructokinase, whose amino-acid sequence MARRVGLLTSGGDCPGLNAAIRGFGKAALGTHGIETLGFLDGFRGLVENRFVRLESDELSGILTDGGTILGTGRDKPHKMPTNGRSEDRTGDAVNTYQRHGLDCLVCIGGGGTQKNALRLQEAGLNILTLPKTIDNDIAFTEASIGFDTARQIAAEAIDRLHSTATSHQRIIVVEVMGHRAGWLALASGLAGGADVILIPEIPYDVGKVAAAVRERARAGKRYSIVAIAEGAMNADQSEEITGLIEARRTAESKRDRQKLSAKLEAFHRDHTDHTLRLTHQLEEQTGQESRLTILGHLQRGGTPSATDRVLGTRLGTTAAKMAANGETGVMLAVLGDELRPIALSKVAGVKKLVPTDHAWVQAARDVGTCLGD is encoded by the coding sequence ATGGCCAGACGTGTCGGTCTGTTGACGAGCGGGGGTGATTGCCCGGGTTTGAACGCTGCGATCCGCGGCTTCGGCAAGGCTGCGCTTGGCACGCACGGGATCGAGACCCTCGGTTTCCTGGACGGCTTCCGAGGTCTGGTCGAAAACCGCTTCGTACGGCTCGAGTCGGATGAATTGTCGGGAATCCTGACGGACGGTGGAACGATCCTGGGGACCGGCCGCGACAAGCCACACAAGATGCCGACAAACGGTCGAAGCGAAGACCGAACCGGTGATGCGGTCAACACCTACCAAAGACACGGACTCGACTGTCTGGTTTGCATCGGCGGCGGTGGCACCCAGAAGAACGCCTTACGGCTTCAGGAAGCCGGACTCAATATCCTGACTCTTCCCAAAACCATCGACAACGACATCGCATTCACCGAAGCAAGCATCGGATTCGATACCGCGCGACAGATCGCAGCCGAGGCGATCGACCGCCTGCATTCGACGGCCACCAGTCACCAACGCATCATCGTGGTCGAAGTGATGGGGCATCGTGCGGGCTGGCTCGCACTGGCCTCGGGCCTGGCGGGAGGCGCCGATGTCATCTTGATCCCGGAGATCCCCTACGACGTGGGCAAGGTGGCCGCGGCAGTGCGCGAACGGGCTCGCGCTGGAAAACGCTACAGCATCGTGGCGATCGCCGAAGGAGCCATGAACGCGGACCAGTCCGAGGAAATCACGGGACTGATCGAGGCAAGACGCACGGCGGAGAGCAAGCGGGACCGCCAGAAGCTCAGCGCAAAACTCGAAGCGTTCCACCGCGACCACACCGATCACACACTTCGGCTCACCCATCAACTCGAGGAGCAGACCGGTCAGGAGTCTCGGCTCACGATACTGGGACATCTTCAGCGCGGAGGGACTCCTTCCGCGACGGATCGCGTTCTGGGGACGCGACTGGGCACGACAGCCGCGAAGATGGCAGCCAATGGCGAGACAGGCGTCATGCTCGCGGTCTTGGGCGATGAACTGCGACCCATCGCGTTGAGCAAGGTGGCGGGAGTCAAGAAGCTCGTACCCACTGATCACGCCTGGGTCCAGGCCGCGCGCGACGTCGGCACCTGCCTCGGGGACTGA
- a CDS encoding dienelactone hydrolase, which translates to MLDGYEKSEFAAPIASGDMVHHDVYTRGSGPVVVIVQELPGIGPETLSLADRFIESGFRVALPHLFGPLGKVSLVGNMLRVFCIRREFHLFQNNATSPIVDWLKALCRKLRTDYTVSGVGVIGMCLTGNFAISLMADDSVLASVASQPSLPLMNKHALHMSEAEVDQVRTRLDEHGPMLAYRFEGDVLCKADKFDAIDSAFNDDIERVRLTTLPGKGHSVFTLDFADAGEPTRVALEEVLAYFRDKLA; encoded by the coding sequence ATGCTCGACGGGTACGAAAAGTCCGAGTTCGCCGCACCGATCGCCAGCGGAGATATGGTTCACCACGACGTATACACGCGGGGCAGCGGACCGGTCGTCGTCATTGTCCAGGAGTTGCCCGGGATCGGACCGGAAACCCTGAGTCTGGCCGACCGCTTCATCGAATCGGGGTTTCGCGTCGCCCTCCCGCATCTCTTTGGGCCACTTGGAAAGGTCTCACTCGTTGGAAATATGCTGCGTGTCTTCTGTATCCGACGCGAGTTTCATCTTTTCCAGAACAACGCCACGAGTCCGATCGTCGACTGGCTGAAGGCGTTGTGTCGGAAACTGCGAACGGACTACACCGTATCGGGCGTTGGCGTGATCGGCATGTGTCTCACCGGAAACTTCGCGATTTCACTGATGGCCGACGATAGCGTTCTGGCCAGTGTTGCCTCGCAACCTTCGCTGCCGCTCATGAACAAGCACGCGCTACACATGTCTGAAGCTGAAGTCGATCAGGTTCGGACCAGGCTCGATGAACACGGCCCCATGCTCGCATACCGTTTCGAAGGCGACGTGCTCTGCAAAGCCGACAAATTCGACGCAATCGACAGTGCGTTCAACGACGATATCGAGCGAGTGCGCCTGACGACCCTGCCGGGCAAAGGACACTCCGTGTTCACGCTCGACTTTGCCGACGCCGGGGAACCGACTCGCGTGGCACTCGAAGAGGTCCTGGCCTACTTCCGTGACAAGCTGGCCTGA
- a CDS encoding class I SAM-dependent rRNA methyltransferase — protein MQGEFPALASLPEANERNVTVRVDRSGQRALRKRHPWLFESGIREQSHEGRPGDLAVVFDRARKFLAIGLYDPGSPIRVRVLHAGKPTPIDASFFSRRFAELAARRADLQRQGTDAYRLVNGDNEGMAGLVVDRYAQTLVVKLYTPAWLPHLRSALHALLQVTAAERVVLRLSRDVSSRTSELYGLADGTLIYGAELDGPLTFQENGLRFECDPVRGQKTGFFLDQRDNRSRLETLVRGGELLNAFSYTGGFSLYAARGGARNIISLDQSAPALAASERNFALNRSDTSIATAKHQTMEADVFEALPQMQDAGRRFDALVIDPPALAKRQDEVDRARAAYARLVANGVALLRPGGLLVMASCSARIDRESFFELVHRAAHDSGRPIDELARATEPIDHPVGFSEGAYLKCLFARVR, from the coding sequence ATGCAAGGTGAATTCCCGGCGCTCGCCTCGCTTCCCGAAGCGAACGAGCGCAACGTAACGGTCCGAGTCGATCGCAGCGGACAGCGCGCTCTGCGCAAACGTCATCCGTGGCTTTTTGAATCGGGTATTCGCGAACAGAGTCACGAGGGCCGGCCTGGAGATCTCGCGGTCGTATTCGATCGCGCGCGCAAGTTCCTGGCGATCGGTTTGTACGACCCGGGATCGCCGATTCGCGTGCGCGTTCTACACGCGGGCAAGCCCACTCCGATCGACGCTTCCTTCTTCTCGAGGCGCTTTGCCGAGCTGGCTGCCCGTCGCGCAGATCTCCAGCGACAGGGCACCGACGCCTACCGTCTGGTGAACGGGGACAATGAGGGCATGGCCGGTCTGGTCGTGGATCGCTACGCGCAGACCCTGGTCGTCAAGCTCTACACTCCTGCGTGGCTTCCGCATCTTCGCAGTGCTCTGCACGCACTCCTGCAGGTAACGGCGGCTGAACGCGTCGTGCTTCGACTCAGTCGGGACGTGAGTTCGCGGACGAGTGAACTCTACGGTCTGGCCGATGGCACCTTGATCTACGGTGCCGAGCTCGACGGACCTTTGACCTTCCAGGAGAATGGGCTGCGTTTCGAGTGCGATCCGGTGCGCGGTCAGAAGACGGGGTTCTTCCTGGACCAACGGGACAATCGCAGTCGACTCGAAACTCTGGTTCGAGGAGGAGAGTTGCTGAACGCCTTCTCCTATACGGGTGGATTCTCGCTCTACGCCGCGCGCGGCGGGGCGCGAAACATCATCAGCCTGGATCAGAGCGCTCCCGCCCTGGCGGCCTCCGAGCGGAACTTCGCACTCAATCGTTCAGATACGTCCATCGCGACGGCGAAACACCAGACGATGGAGGCTGATGTATTCGAGGCCCTGCCGCAGATGCAAGACGCAGGGAGACGTTTCGATGCGCTGGTCATCGATCCACCGGCTTTGGCGAAGCGTCAGGACGAGGTCGATCGTGCGCGCGCTGCCTATGCGCGTCTGGTCGCGAACGGAGTCGCTCTCCTGCGCCCGGGCGGCCTGCTGGTCATGGCTTCGTGCTCGGCGCGGATCGATCGCGAGAGCTTTTTTGAACTCGTGCACAGGGCTGCACACGATTCCGGCCGCCCAATCGATGAACTGGCGCGCGCGACCGAACCGATAGACCATCCCGTCGGTTTCTCAGAGGGAGCCTATCTGAAATGCCTGTTTGCGCGGGTGCGCTGA
- a CDS encoding VWA domain-containing protein, whose amino-acid sequence MNPLAKPLHHALFIASISLVVLAASKDSLFLAVDSVTKVASGTEQNLRFLSGRAFTKTGDATRFDIVFAIDVSGSTARQSGADIDGDGKTGGGFGIGRLLGGDRGSGDNILAAEVAAVRGLLGTFDPRTTRVGIVAFAGSENPGENHAWIEVSLTSDYAEVRRSLEAVQLAGSSGGTNMYAGLRVAGKALLGSRLSAKRSRAQKHMVLLTDGIPTLPKPGRGGSADAADPSDRAIAAARSLAKRGIRIHTFAIGRDAVANPRAAAEVAKASGGSYEGVANPAELGRLLAQIQFASLKELHVRNLTTGAPALELVRNADGSFAALLEMAPGVNRIEVVALSSDGSRKRIEVSQEVGSGSLTLRQQTDRARLLAAARASRKLGRRRELEIGIDPNSPE is encoded by the coding sequence ATGAACCCACTGGCCAAGCCACTGCATCACGCCCTGTTCATCGCGAGTATCTCGCTAGTGGTACTGGCCGCTTCGAAGGACAGCCTGTTCCTTGCGGTGGACTCCGTGACGAAAGTGGCCTCGGGTACGGAACAGAACCTGCGTTTCCTGTCGGGTCGAGCGTTCACGAAGACCGGCGATGCCACGCGCTTCGACATCGTCTTTGCAATTGATGTTTCCGGCAGCACGGCCCGACAATCGGGTGCCGATATCGATGGAGACGGCAAGACCGGAGGCGGTTTCGGTATCGGGAGACTGCTCGGCGGCGATCGCGGTAGTGGTGACAATATTCTCGCTGCGGAGGTCGCCGCCGTACGCGGGCTGCTGGGAACTTTCGACCCGCGCACCACACGCGTCGGAATCGTTGCCTTCGCCGGTAGTGAGAACCCGGGCGAGAACCACGCCTGGATCGAGGTGAGTCTGACGTCGGACTACGCGGAAGTGCGAAGATCGCTCGAAGCGGTTCAGCTGGCCGGCTCCTCCGGCGGAACCAATATGTACGCCGGACTGCGAGTTGCGGGAAAGGCACTGCTCGGTAGTCGCCTGAGTGCGAAGCGAAGTCGCGCACAGAAACACATGGTTCTGCTGACCGATGGAATCCCTACACTGCCCAAGCCTGGCCGCGGCGGATCGGCAGATGCGGCGGATCCTTCGGATCGGGCGATCGCCGCTGCACGCAGTCTCGCAAAGCGGGGGATTCGCATCCACACGTTTGCCATTGGCCGCGACGCCGTAGCCAATCCGCGCGCGGCCGCCGAGGTGGCAAAGGCGAGCGGAGGCTCCTACGAAGGTGTTGCCAATCCGGCTGAACTCGGGCGCCTGCTCGCCCAGATTCAGTTCGCTTCGCTGAAGGAACTGCACGTGAGGAACCTGACCACGGGAGCGCCCGCTCTCGAACTCGTGCGCAACGCCGACGGGAGTTTTGCTGCGTTGCTCGAGATGGCGCCCGGTGTCAATCGCATCGAAGTAGTGGCGCTGTCGAGCGATGGATCGAGAAAGCGAATCGAGGTGAGTCAGGAAGTGGGATCGGGATCACTTACGCTTCGTCAGCAAACCGATCGGGCGCGCCTGCTCGCCGCTGCGCGCGCCAGTCGCAAGCTCGGTCGCCGCCGCGAGTTGGAAATCGGCATCGACCCGAATTCCCCCGAATGA
- a CDS encoding amino acid permease — protein MIALNESLARAERPRTTEEDQVDFQISPLSAGGIVIANMIGVGVFTTSGFALADLGSREAVLLAWVLGGGLAMAGALCYGAFARRLPESGGEYTFLSVTVHPLAGFLAGWVSLLGGFTAPIAAAGLGLQAYLASSFETTLRPEWIGTMAIGAAALVHGISLREGLRLQNVAVTGQVRNPATARAVAGHGARAIHVDLEHGPDGTARVCAHGGRRPFAALDRKRR, from the coding sequence GTGATTGCCCTGAACGAATCGCTTGCAAGAGCCGAAAGACCGAGAACGACTGAAGAGGATCAGGTCGACTTTCAGATCTCGCCACTGAGCGCGGGCGGAATCGTCATCGCCAACATGATCGGTGTGGGTGTGTTCACGACTTCGGGCTTCGCGCTTGCCGACCTCGGGAGTCGCGAAGCCGTGCTTCTGGCGTGGGTCCTGGGTGGAGGACTCGCGATGGCCGGGGCGCTCTGCTACGGCGCGTTTGCGCGGCGCCTGCCGGAGTCCGGTGGTGAGTACACCTTCCTCTCGGTCACGGTGCACCCACTGGCGGGCTTTCTCGCGGGTTGGGTTTCGCTACTCGGTGGTTTCACGGCACCCATCGCGGCAGCAGGACTGGGGCTTCAAGCGTATCTCGCGAGTTCCTTCGAAACAACGCTGCGACCAGAGTGGATCGGCACGATGGCCATCGGTGCTGCGGCCCTGGTACATGGGATTTCCCTCAGGGAAGGACTCCGACTCCAAAACGTTGCCGTCACAGGACAGGTCCGGAATCCCGCTACAGCGCGCGCTGTCGCTGGTCATGGCGCTCGCGCTATTCACGTCGATCTCGAGCATGGTCCTGACGGGACCGCGCGTGTATGCGCGCATGGCGGACGACGGCCTTTTGCCGCGCTGGATCGGAAGCGGAGATGA
- a CDS encoding nuclear transport factor 2 family protein, giving the protein MSKRPDTPLTRETMGIAKGLPLNLSGDGIEDLRRGIQTLMDIEAIKQLKHAYFRCLDTANFEEMADLFHEDVSVHFIGGAYEWKLQGRAEYIEAVSKAFTKQAIGHHNGHHPEIQILNQNEATGIWYLADHMWILEHNFHTTGTALYYDRYLKRDGRWQVKDTQYRRIYESSRRLDENPPLSTHYLGTYGSGDTSEDGAE; this is encoded by the coding sequence ATGAGCAAACGACCCGACACCCCGCTGACCCGCGAGACCATGGGAATAGCCAAAGGACTGCCCCTGAATCTCTCTGGTGATGGCATCGAAGACCTGCGACGCGGCATCCAGACCTTGATGGATATCGAGGCCATCAAACAGCTCAAGCACGCCTACTTCCGCTGTCTGGACACAGCGAACTTCGAGGAAATGGCCGACTTGTTCCACGAGGACGTTTCGGTTCACTTCATTGGCGGCGCGTACGAGTGGAAATTGCAGGGCAGAGCCGAGTACATCGAAGCCGTCTCAAAGGCGTTTACCAAACAGGCCATTGGGCATCACAACGGCCATCATCCAGAGATCCAGATTCTCAACCAGAATGAAGCGACCGGTATCTGGTATCTGGCCGATCATATGTGGATCCTGGAGCACAACTTCCACACGACCGGAACGGCCCTTTACTACGACCGCTACCTGAAACGCGACGGGCGCTGGCAGGTCAAGGACACACAGTACCGGCGCATCTACGAGTCGAGTCGTAGGCTCGACGAAAACCCGCCACTCTCAACCCACTACCTGGGAACCTACGGCAGCGGCGATACCTCAGAAGACGGAGCGGAGTAG
- a CDS encoding TetR/AcrR family transcriptional regulator yields the protein MARQIPEDRFEKLVEHATEVFIARGFRHTQMAEIAEAVGVSKGTLYVYVESKEALFALCLLQSSRTRPVAVPSELPISTPRQGDLSTFLKNAVARETQKSLMDALEKPRADDIHRELDVIFRELYETLERNCRGIKLLDRCSDHPEVDGAWNVLGRRAYNDHLVAYLESRIAAGQIPRHTDPGLSMRISLEICTTWAVHIKWDRNPQSFDPIRTKGTVIEFAIEGLLNPVQASP from the coding sequence GTGGCCAGGCAGATCCCAGAAGATCGCTTCGAGAAGCTAGTCGAGCACGCGACTGAGGTGTTCATTGCGCGCGGTTTCCGGCACACCCAGATGGCCGAGATCGCCGAAGCCGTCGGCGTATCCAAAGGAACACTGTATGTGTACGTCGAAAGCAAGGAAGCGCTGTTCGCGCTCTGCCTGCTCCAATCCTCCCGCACCCGCCCGGTTGCGGTTCCGAGCGAACTCCCGATCTCGACACCCAGACAGGGGGATCTCTCCACCTTCCTGAAGAATGCAGTCGCGCGCGAGACGCAAAAGTCGCTCATGGATGCACTCGAGAAACCTCGTGCTGATGACATCCACAGAGAACTCGATGTCATCTTCCGCGAACTCTACGAGACCCTGGAACGCAACTGCCGTGGAATCAAGCTCCTGGACCGTTGCTCAGATCATCCCGAAGTCGACGGGGCCTGGAATGTTCTCGGCCGCCGGGCCTACAACGATCACCTGGTCGCCTACCTGGAATCCAGAATCGCCGCCGGACAGATCCCCAGGCATACCGACCCGGGCTTGTCGATGCGCATTTCGCTCGAGATCTGCACGACCTGGGCAGTTCACATCAAGTGGGATCGCAACCCGCAGAGCTTCGATCCGATCCGTACGAAAGGCACCGTGATCGAGTTCGCGATCGAGGGGTTGCTCAATCCAGTACAGGCCAGCCCGTGA
- a CDS encoding amidohydrolase family protein — translation MAAELDRRSFNQSILAAAIGLAFPGCGADDDRYSEADAAALEAHRRDELEASGTGPYGPQVYRGYRGLAEMPWFDLDDAGRLICTVEDLPPVIDMHAHLGMSMLFAPEIDLLSPTPPVRHILDCDAQDPGCRLDLDVYANANFTAADLWALRRGAVAQLSIGSSAAATHTIPNLIEELDAMRIAQAVIHPIAFGLPFGDDLTERFGAAIKAAGVGDRLIPGCSVHPRDDGAIEKLRRYAAAGARIIKLHPAGQRFFPDSPEAMVIYEECQNLGIAVFFHGGRAGIEPEYAHPFNLIRHYEPALKRFPGLPFVLGHGGARDVAGAIPLLERYPNCWFEIHGQGVTVLRQIVERADGQRLLFGTDWPFYHLAMSLAKVLMVTEDRPDWRRAILRGNADLLLSP, via the coding sequence ATGGCTGCTGAACTCGATCGGCGTTCCTTCAATCAATCCATTCTCGCAGCGGCCATCGGCCTGGCGTTCCCCGGATGCGGCGCCGACGACGACCGCTATAGCGAAGCAGACGCGGCGGCTCTCGAGGCGCATCGACGAGACGAGTTGGAAGCTTCGGGGACGGGTCCCTACGGGCCACAAGTCTACCGCGGCTACCGGGGCCTGGCGGAGATGCCGTGGTTCGACCTCGACGACGCTGGCCGGCTGATCTGCACGGTCGAAGACCTGCCACCGGTGATCGACATGCACGCTCATCTGGGAATGTCCATGCTGTTCGCGCCCGAGATCGATCTATTGAGCCCCACACCGCCCGTTCGACACATCCTCGATTGCGACGCCCAGGATCCCGGCTGTCGGCTGGATCTGGACGTGTATGCCAACGCCAATTTCACGGCTGCAGATCTGTGGGCGCTTCGCAGGGGAGCCGTCGCGCAGCTGAGCATCGGAAGCTCGGCGGCTGCGACACACACGATTCCCAATCTAATAGAAGAACTGGACGCGATGCGCATTGCGCAGGCCGTAATCCACCCGATCGCATTCGGGCTTCCCTTCGGCGATGACCTGACCGAACGGTTCGGCGCGGCGATCAAAGCCGCGGGGGTGGGAGATCGCCTGATTCCGGGCTGCTCGGTGCACCCGCGAGATGACGGAGCGATCGAGAAGCTGCGCCGCTACGCCGCGGCCGGCGCCCGCATCATCAAGCTGCATCCCGCCGGTCAGCGCTTTTTCCCGGACTCCCCCGAAGCTATGGTGATCTACGAGGAATGCCAGAATCTGGGTATCGCCGTGTTCTTTCACGGTGGCCGGGCGGGAATCGAGCCGGAATACGCGCATCCCTTCAATCTGATCCGACACTACGAGCCCGCGTTGAAGCGCTTTCCCGGGTTGCCCTTCGTGCTCGGGCACGGCGGTGCCCGAGATGTGGCCGGGGCGATCCCCCTGCTGGAGCGCTACCCGAACTGCTGGTTCGAGATCCACGGCCAGGGCGTGACGGTCCTGCGGCAGATCGTCGAGCGCGCCGACGGCCAGCGTCTGCTATTCGGCACGGACTGGCCGTTTTACCACCTGGCCATGAGCTTGGCGAAGGTTCTGATGGTGACCGAGGACCGGCCGGATTGGCGCCGGGCAATCCTGCGCGGGAACGCAGATCTGCTCCTGAGCCCCTAG
- a CDS encoding MMPL family transporter: MTKATTSIYRRVLLDHPRSALTVLCLLLAFFAYHAKDFKLDASAESLLLEDDRDLQLMREVDARYETQELLIVTFTPEGDLFSDASLELLRELRDALRSADGVDSVMSILDVPLINSSDVPLLEMAKNVPTLESPTIDRARARSELHDSPVYRELILSRDGKTTALALNLERDQEFVQLMAERNRLLIRRGASGSDSEGLEDLPAVSVAYNQARELLAERRHHQIANLREVIEPYRSKAQVHLGGVAMIADDMITFVRNDLIVFGTGVFLFVIVVLAAIFREVRWIVLPLVSCAYAGLAMIGILGLAGWPVTVISSNFLALMLIITISMNIHLCVRFRQLQSEQPEREHIDLVADTITLIVSPCLYTALTTIIGFGSLVLSQIKPVQDFGWMMSAGLAVSFITSFTLFPALLALMPKGKTVKVDDELPFTAAFARLAEHRGALIYSSTGLLLLVSLLGVSKLTVENAFISYFRKSTEIYQGMELIDRKLGGTTPLDILISYESGDTAEEIFDDEEEDDFDDWDVGAASGPENWFTPFKIDVVKQAHDYLDDQPEVGKVLSLASAIRVAEEVNDGEEFDGVQLAVLYRKLPAEVREPLIDPYFSFEHNEARIQLRIIDSLDGLRRVALLQRITDGLIETLGLREGAVTVSGTLVLYNNMLQSLYQSQISTLGAVLLGIALMLLVLFRSLKLALIGIIPQILAATFVMGVMGLVGIPLDIMTITIAAITIGIAVDNAIHYIYRFREEFARSGDYSETLRICHATIGRAVFYTSATIIFGFSILSFSNFWPTIYFGVLTGLAMTLALVGVLTLLPRLILLVKPFGNSATVS, encoded by the coding sequence ATGACAAAGGCGACGACTTCGATCTATCGACGAGTTCTTCTGGACCACCCCAGGTCCGCGCTGACCGTACTGTGTTTGCTACTCGCCTTCTTTGCCTATCACGCCAAGGACTTCAAGCTCGATGCCTCGGCGGAGTCGCTACTGCTGGAAGACGATCGCGATCTGCAGCTCATGCGCGAGGTTGATGCGCGCTACGAGACGCAGGAATTGCTCATCGTCACGTTTACGCCAGAGGGCGATCTGTTCAGTGACGCTTCTCTGGAACTCCTCCGCGAGTTGCGAGATGCTCTTCGCTCCGCGGATGGCGTCGATTCGGTCATGAGTATCCTGGACGTACCACTGATCAACAGCTCCGACGTTCCGCTTCTCGAAATGGCCAAGAACGTGCCGACGCTGGAGTCTCCCACTATCGATCGGGCGCGTGCCAGATCGGAGTTGCACGACAGCCCGGTCTATCGCGAACTGATTCTCAGCCGAGATGGCAAGACCACGGCCCTGGCCCTCAATCTGGAGCGCGATCAGGAATTCGTCCAATTGATGGCGGAGCGCAACCGGCTTCTGATTCGCCGCGGCGCCTCAGGATCGGACAGCGAAGGTCTGGAGGATCTTCCCGCGGTCTCGGTCGCCTACAATCAGGCCCGCGAACTTCTCGCCGAGAGGCGTCATCATCAGATCGCGAACCTGCGCGAGGTCATCGAGCCGTATCGCTCCAAGGCACAGGTGCACCTCGGCGGCGTGGCCATGATCGCCGATGACATGATCACCTTCGTGCGCAATGACCTGATCGTCTTTGGCACAGGTGTATTCCTGTTCGTGATCGTCGTGCTGGCGGCGATCTTCCGAGAGGTCCGGTGGATCGTCCTGCCGCTGGTGAGTTGCGCCTACGCGGGCCTCGCCATGATCGGGATTCTCGGGCTTGCGGGCTGGCCGGTGACGGTGATCTCGTCGAATTTCCTCGCACTGATGCTCATCATCACCATCTCGATGAACATCCACCTTTGTGTGCGTTTCCGTCAACTCCAGTCCGAACAACCGGAGCGCGAGCACATCGATCTGGTTGCAGATACGATCACGCTCATCGTTTCTCCCTGTCTCTATACCGCGCTGACGACGATCATTGGTTTTGGCTCACTCGTATTGAGTCAGATCAAACCGGTGCAGGACTTCGGATGGATGATGAGTGCAGGGCTTGCCGTTTCGTTCATCACGTCGTTCACGCTCTTTCCCGCGCTGCTCGCCTTGATGCCCAAGGGCAAGACGGTGAAAGTCGATGACGAGCTTCCATTCACGGCAGCCTTTGCCCGCCTGGCGGAGCATCGCGGTGCGCTGATCTATTCGAGTACAGGTCTGCTCCTGCTGGTCAGCCTGCTAGGTGTATCGAAGCTGACCGTGGAGAACGCCTTCATCAGCTACTTTCGCAAGAGCACCGAGATCTACCAGGGCATGGAGCTGATCGATCGCAAACTGGGCGGCACGACGCCTCTCGATATTCTGATCAGCTACGAATCCGGCGATACCGCAGAAGAGATTTTCGACGATGAGGAGGAAGATGACTTCGACGACTGGGACGTCGGTGCCGCCTCCGGACCGGAGAACTGGTTTACGCCGTTCAAGATCGACGTCGTCAAGCAAGCCCACGACTACCTGGACGATCAGCCTGAAGTTGGCAAGGTACTTTCCCTGGCCTCCGCGATCCGTGTTGCAGAAGAGGTCAACGATGGAGAAGAGTTCGACGGTGTCCAACTCGCGGTACTGTATCGCAAGCTCCCGGCCGAAGTGCGGGAGCCTCTGATCGATCCGTACTTCTCATTCGAGCACAATGAGGCGCGTATCCAGTTGCGAATCATCGACTCGCTCGACGGGCTTCGCAGAGTTGCACTATTGCAACGGATAACGGATGGCCTGATCGAGACGCTGGGTCTGCGCGAGGGAGCCGTCACCGTTAGCGGAACTCTCGTCCTCTACAACAATATGCTGCAAAGCCTCTATCAATCTCAGATCTCGACGCTGGGCGCGGTCCTGCTGGGGATCGCTCTGATGCTACTGGTCCTGTTTCGCTCGCTGAAACTCGCGCTGATTGGAATCATTCCGCAGATTCTCGCGGCGACGTTCGTGATGGGCGTCATGGGCCTCGTCGGAATTCCGCTCGACATCATGACCATAACGATCGCCGCGATCACGATCGGCATCGCCGTCGACAATGCCATTCACTACATCTATCGCTTCCGGGAGGAGTTCGCGCGCTCTGGGGACTACTCCGAGACGCTGCGGATCTGCCACGCGACAATCGGCCGAGCTGTCTTCTACACCTCAGCGACCATCATCTTCGGATTCTCCATCCTCTCCTTTTCGAACTTTTGGCCCACGATCTATTTCGGCGTACTGACGGGTCTGGCGATGACCCTGGCGCTGGTCGGAGTTCTGACGCTTCTGCCGCGGCTGATCCTGCTCGTGAAGCCCTTCGGTAACTCGGCAACTGTTTCCTGA